The Monodelphis domestica isolate mMonDom1 chromosome 7, mMonDom1.pri, whole genome shotgun sequence genome window below encodes:
- the DCUN1D3 gene encoding DCN1-like protein 3: MGQCVTKCKNPSSTLGSKNGDRDPSGKSHSKRSGGHRDDHTPTCGKPGGDILVNGTKKAEATSESCQFPTSSGDARRDPESSTEESSLQRMEELFRRYKDEREEAILEEGMERFCNDLCVDPTEFKVLVLAWKFQAATMCKFTRKEFFEGCKAISADSIDGICARFPSLLNEAKQEDKFKDLYRFTFQFGLDSEEGQRSLHREIAIALWKLVFTQNNPPVLDQWLHFLTENPSGVKGISRDTWNMFLNFTQVIGPDLSNYSEDEAWPSLFDTFVEWEMERRKKGEEMKGLTTSDTESLCQEEQTYQYV, translated from the exons ATGGGCCAGTGTGTCACCAAATGCAAGAATCCGTCATCCACCTTAGGCAGCAAAAATGGAGATCGGGATCCCAGTGGCAAATCCCACAGTAAGCGCAGTGGGGGCCACCGAGATGATCACACCCCAACTTGTGGGAAGCCTGGTGGTGACATCCTTGTCAATGGGACCAAGAAGGCAGAGGCAACTTCAGAGTCATGTCAGTTTCCAACATCATCTGGAGATGCCAGGAGGGATCCTGAGTCCAGCACTGAGGAGTCATCCCTGCAGAGGATGGAGGAACTATTTAGGCGTTATAAGGATGAGCGGGAAGAGGCGATTTTGGAGGAGGGCATGGAGCGCTTCTGTAATGATTTGTGTGTTGATCCCACAGAATTTAAAGTACTAGTCTTGGCTTGGAAATTCCAGGCTGCTACCATGTGCAAGTTCACAAG gAAGGAGTTTTTTGAGGGCTGCAAAGCCATAAGTGCAGACAGCATTGATGGGATTTGTGCTCGGTTCCCCAGTCTCCTAAATGAAGCCAAACAAGAGGATAAGTTCAAGGATCTCTACCGCTTTACATTTCAGTTTGGCCTGGACTCtgaagaagggcagaggtcactGCATAGGGAAATAGCCATTGCCCTTTGGAAGCTTGTCTTTACCCAAAACAACCCCCCTGTGTTGGACCAGTGGTTACACTTCCTAACAGAGAACCCCTCGGGAGTCAAGGGAATTTCCCGAGACACATGGAACATGTTCCTAAACTTTACTCAGGTGATCGGACCCGACCTCAGTAACTACAGCGAAGATGAGGCCTGGCCTAGTCTCTTTGATACTTTTGTGGAATGGGAGATGGAacgaaggaaaaagggagaggaaatgaaAGGTCTGACGACTTCAGACACAGAGAGCCTGTGTCAAGAGGAGCAGACTTATCAGTATGTGTGA